The DNA segment TTGTCTGTTACCATTGTCTAAAACAAGTACATTGTACCATTTAATCAGAAAATTAGGACATGACTAGTAATTTAAAACCAATGCAGGTTACACATGATCTGATACacagtttcttcagaaaaaaagaggttcTGTAGTTACAGGATCAGGAAGTAGTGGTGGGTAGAAAACACAGGATGAAACTCTTCAGCTTTACAAAGTGGTTTGTTAACATGCCGGTGCATGGTAGGTATGTTGAGTGCGCAAAGTAGGTTTGATTCTTACCTGTTTTATCAGTGTCACTGCTGTCACTCCACCTGCTGTGTTACATGTTTTGTGCCTCTTTCAGTGTGATCAGCTTTTATACCTGATTTCAGTCTTGCATAGGGGATCAGATCCTAGCTTCAACTGTTCTTGCAAGACTAGAATCATAACTGAAGACACTTCTTGGGAAGAGGGGTACTCATTGATAGTCAAGTACAGAATGTATTTCTCTCTGCTAGAAATAAGTAACTTTTAGTGTTTAGCCAGAAAAGTCTGTTTTGGCACTTAGATTTTTATAAGCAGCTTCTCTCTAAATCATTTGTATGTGATGACTGGCTAtggaggaagttctggaagAGGTGAGGAGTAATCTGATAATGTAAACAATGTGATGGATGCGTAGTTACTCTTCAGAGGATTGATACATGGATAAGTGATAGTAGCCAGTTCTTGTGTATGTTTTAGCTGAGGGCAGGGGCATTTTTTTTGTGGCCTTTCAAAGCTGCTGCACTATAGGAAATGGTGCCACTGTCACCCCACCTCATTCAGTAGAATAGGTGAGGATTTGTATGGGAGTGACTTCATGTGCTAAGTGTCTAAAGCaacatacaaattaaaaacaaaaggtgCACTATAGAAAAATCTAAGTAGCTGTAGGAAGTTTGTTTTTCCACAATGTGAGCAGTGAGGTATTGAGCAGGAACACACAGGTTTGGGGAGACTCTGTCCTTGAGCACACAGATAACAGCTGAATGAGACTGAGAAATCTGGTGACACTTCACAGCTGGTTTTGCTCTGAGGGTGTGTGCACATGATGTGTGGGACGTTGCCCCCATGTCTCTTCCAGCCAGGGGTCACTGGTCCAGTTCCCTGTCCCTCCCAACTAACTACAAGGGTGATAAGCCCAGAAAATGCATCACTTCCATGCCAACAGATTTTCTTCCTGGCCAATCAAAACAAACATGCCAAAGGTAAGGAAAGGAGGGTGCACACACTTACTGAGGTAAACAGAACAGTAACTGTTGCCTGGTGGTGGTGAGGGTGCAGCAAAGGTTGCTCAGCCCTACACATGCTGTGCTGTCCCACTGGAGTTGCTATGTCTGGGGAGGAGTAACCACATAATGTTTATGGCATGCAGAGCACTCCTAACCTAGCATGGGGCTGGGAGGTGTCAATGTGGGTACTTGCTAAGAGGCAAGTAGTAGAGCCTGATCTCAGTAGCTTCTTTTAAAGTCTGACATTCATTTATTTAGCGTGTCTCCCGTTTCTCCCACCCCAGCCCTCCCATGTATTGCCACACTGTCCTGTCAGGAGTGGTGAAATATTCTGTTGGAGTCTGGTAAGCCCCATTTTCCTCTGTTACTTGGGGttatggggggaggggaggagaagagggaaggaggaaataatAAAGGTTCCATGGGCAGACATCCCTTGTCTGCATGAGGGGGAAAGTTTTGGGGACTTGGACTGTTGGTCACAAATCTCTGTTTGTGATGGCAAAGTATGGCATTAAAGGTGATGTCACATCTGGTTCTGCCTAGGAACACAGAGCTGTGTGTTCTCCCaggaggaagggcagggagAAGGCTGTGGAGGGGAGCAGGTTCCAAGTAGGTATCTTAGTTATGGGTGCTGCTTGTTCCTCTAATTCTGTATTGCTCAAAGTGGGCTTGAGCATCCTCTGTAGCTTTTCTGATGTTTCTGAGATGTGGTTTCCATTTAAGGGAAGAGCAGGAATTTTTGGGAGCTGGTAATCACAGTTACTAACTTTGAGAAGTGGTCTGGCTTTTGCTTCCCCAGCCTTCCATCCAAAGAGTGGCTGTTTTGAGGATAACCTTCTAGCATTAACTTTTTAAGCTTGCAGGAGCGGAAACTGCAGTGACTTAAAAGAGACACAGGTTCACACAGACAGGCTGGacacaaacacaggctgagagTCACTTTTACAAGTTTctttatgaaattaaatgttgCCTCTGGTCTGGGAGGGGGAGATAGTGCAAGAATGACTTTGTACATGCTACTGAATTCAGGGATCTTGGGATGACCAGACTTTGGTCAGCTACAGCATCAACAAGCACTGGATTTCTGGGCTCTGCAGACAGTTAGTGCTCACTCACACTAGCTTCATATTGGGAAGAAGACACTGCCCATTGCAGTGTCACAGACTGTCTATAAGCTAGGGAATTCAGTCAGTATGGCTTCTAGCTCTCACTGTGGTAAGGCAAATCTTTCCTTTTACTAACCAAGGGTTAAATTAACTCTTTTTGGCCAGTTTGAAACTTGGGTTCTTAGAGGCTATTAATGCCAAATGTAGGCCTGGCCTTTTTAAAGTGGCTTTTCATTGTTTAAAGGTATCAAAAACCTGTAGTAATACCCCTTGAACTGAGGGTCTGTGGGAGTTTGCATACCAGTCATCATTCAGAGTTGCACTGTAGACTCTGACTTCAGGGAGCTGGGTTTGCAAATATTGACCTTtcttaaaaacagtaaaacagaCAAAACGGGCATCAAGTTAACAACAAGTGACAGAACAATTACAGACTTACAAAATACACAGTTCTGATTTTTTACCATAAATAAAGACATTACAAACAATGGGCATTTTCATTGGCCAGGAAATATGGCAAAACAATGGAGAGATGAGAATCTAAGGAATTGAGTATGGTATTAATTAGGCACATTTGTCTCTAACTTATGGAATTCAAACCCACTAAAGAGATTGCTGGACTTTACTCATGCTGCAGGTTGATTGGCACCATTTAACATAGGATACAGTTCATCACTGGTGAtctaaaggaaaggaaaaggtcaCAGTGCAATACTCACTGTTTGAGGGCCCCAAAGGCTAACTGAATGAGTTAGACGTGTGCGGGAGGAGGATTGTGTCTCAAAGAAACATCAGGAGTGGGGTGGGCAGAGAGAAGGGTTTATCCCTCCATGGGCAATGTATCATCAGTGACtgagcatgtcagcagacacaGAGATGGCTGGTGTATGGGCAGCCATCCCCTCTGACAGCTGCCAGGCAGCACTAGTGTTCACCGCAGGAGGAAGTGACTCCAGCTACAGCTGATACAAGGATGTGAGCTCTTCCTGAAAGTCCGCCCCTTGGGCAGTGTGCAGGGCTGGCTTGATGGGACTGGCACCAACGCACACGTGTGTGCAAGTGTCTCACCTCAGAGCCAGCGCAGCAGTCGGTCTGCAGTGTAAATGGGGAAGGCAGGTGCGTGTGTGCCATCCTCTGTAAACAAAGGATTGAAAGGAGCTGGGCTCCGCCTCCCAGGACTGATGGATAAAGTGCTTTCTGAGAAGGGGTTcaggcacaaacacaggctgccCTCATTTCCGGAAGGGCGTCAGCCTGCTGATGTTCTGCCAGAAGTTCGAGGGCTTGCGCTTGGGCTCTGCCAGCATGAAGACTTGCTGCTGAGGGACCATAGTGGGCAGGGTAGGATGCTTCTGACGCATCAGGAAGTCATAGTATGGCCTGGTCACTGCTGGGAGAGAAGGAGATGGGCAGCATGTTAGTTGTGCACAGCTCCCTTCCCCATTCTCTGTTAGAGCTACTCTTAGGGAGTAAGTTGGTTTGTCTTGGCATTATCTTTGGTTTCAGCACTGCTGTCTTTGATACTGTGTAAGCCCCAGAAATGAGAAGCGTAACTGAGAGGTGTTTCTGAGTTGTAACAATCAGAGTCTACCCTGCCTTGTAAAGGGCAGGCCTGTGGTGTCTCTTCTACTGCTTTGCCCTTGGGGCTTTGCTCTGTTAGAGAGGTCTGGCCTCCTTCCAGACTGACTGGGTTTGCAGCCAAATCTTATTTTTGACTTTACTTATTGTGGAATTTAGTCAAATACATAAGGAGGCTGTAAATCCAGGTTCTAGAACCAGGTTCTGTCCCTGGTTCTAGCAGCACCTCTGTGTTCAGGTGTGACTCACCCTTAGGCTTCCCCGTATGGTGCTGCTTGCTGGCATTCAGCATGGCTTGCTTTTTCTGCACCTCTGTGATTGAAAAACCTTGAAGATAAAAAAGAGTTTGTCAgtagcagcagctcctcatttTGTATCTCATGGGAAGACACTGGCATGTAAGTCAGGGGACTATGGGCGCAGGAAAATGCCTGGGCTGGGAGGTCACAAACTAAAATTCCTCCTAAAGCTGGAAGCGGCACACTCTGCTTCCCCCTGCATacctttccctccctttcatGCAAGAGTTAATGCCTGCACTTGCCCCCATGCTTTGGTGGGTGAAGAAGCCAGTCCAGAACAATGTGGTTCAGATCTCATTAGATCACACAAGTCTGAATTAAGCAGGATTTGGACACAGCAGTGAGAACCTTTAACTGAACAAGTTTTGTATAGATATGGTAAAGCTGGGCACTTAAACTGTACTGCAAAATACGGAAGCTGTGTAATGTACTGACCGTTTTGTCAGCCCTGAACTCATTAAAGACACATCCCCTTCCTTGAGGCCTTACTGCACTGTCTGCTCAGGGgggtttgcatttttcttttgtttcaattGCAGAGATTGATTTTGAATGTGCAGTTcagcagcctggagctggatgggagCAGGGACTGGCTTCCCCCATTTCACTCCTGTGCACTGGCTGGGGGttaaagaaagggggaaaaaatcaaaggaacaaaaaccaaacccccagtGTGTCACAGCAGTGTTTTGCCGTACCCGTCTCCTGGTCCAGCTGAACCTGTCTCCTTTCATTCTCAAATGCCTTCAGCCAGCGCTGTTTCTGCTCCGGCTTCTTTGCACAGAACAGGTGCACTTCCTCAGTGTCACGGCAGTgcaatttaaatgcatttttcacaCTGATATTGAAGTCCTTGTCTTTCCCATCTTCTACATCCAGTATTTCCATGTCATCCATGTTGATCCGACTCTTGTAATACAAGATGTCCCGGCGCAGGAGGTCCTGTAAGAGAGATCACAGACACTAATACAGATGTTACTGTTTACTATCCTGTCCCCTCATTAAacattcagtgttttctttgataTAATGCAGTATTTAATCTTGGCAGTCCTGTAAGAATAAAATGATTGttaaataaaattgtaaataaattacaaattattaaaaataacaaaattgtaagaataaaatggaattgagtgtggAATTGCAGagtgctgagctcctgctggCAGTGAGGGGAATGTCACCATTTCTTCTGAGGGTCAGGATAGGCTGGCATCTTCTGTTGTGGGCTACCACCTGCCCTGCAGAGCTCCAAATGAGGAGTAAGTAAGCTTCAGTTATTACACATGATCCCAATCCTCATTAAGCCCATGTTGGGAAATAGTATGTGAATCATACGGttaaaagaggagaggagaagagaggagagaaaagaacagagaagagattttaaGAGAATAGAGGAtttgaaaagaatttttttaagagaaggggagaggagagaaaaaaagagaaaagagaaaaggataaaaggtttttaagaaaataagtattttaaaacctctTCTCTTAAAAATCTCCTGAGAGCGATTCTCTTAAGAGATTTCAAGAGCAATTCTGTTTAAAGATTTGAAGAGATTTTCAAGATACTTGGAGAGGTTTgaaataaagagatttttaagAGATTTGAAGATTGTAAGAGAGATTTGCAAAGATTTTAAGCTCTTTGAAGAGATTAAGAGAGCAGAAAAGATTTGAAGGGAGTTCAAGAGAAGATATTAAgagaatagatttttttaagaagagaaaagatttTAAGATAATAGAAAAGGTTTTAAGAGATTTCAAGAGAAGGTAAGAGATTttaagggaagggaagagaaagaaggaattaaaaaaatcctgcttaGCTTTTGGGTTATATGTTGACAATGGAAAGTAAATTTGCCAGCAGTGCTGAAGCAGTGATGGTCTCATGCCTAAATTACCTGGAGCAACCTGTATGCTCTGGAGCATGCAGAGCAATCAATAGGTTCAGTTCTGAAATTCCAGTGGGAGATGCCtttcactttttattatttcattattttcccaATAAATAGGgtgacagaaagaaataaaatctgtggCATTACCCATACTTGAGTTTTATAAAACAAACCCAGCCCTTAACCGTGCAAGCAGTGCAATGCTCCCTCTCTTGCTCTAAGAATTAGGCCAGGAGTTCCTGTAGCTTATTGCTGTGATCAGGTGCACAGAACACACCAAGGCTGTGCAAAGACTGCAGCAAATGCACTTTGTGCCAGAAGCACATGTGACTCCAGTGAATATTAGGGAAACAAAGGGTTAGAGAGGGAGGCTCAGTCAAGTTCTTTAGCATTGTAATAGACAGCATTTGGGCCTGGCTGGTGGGGTTACCTTCTTGCAGCAGACGAGCTGGTGATCGAACAGGAAGAACATTCTCTGTTGGCTCTTGGCTTGCGGGTGGGAGAGTTTGGTTAATTCTCCAGAATAGATGAGTTCTGAGCTCCTGACTAGGACATCTTCACCCTGAGAACAGCACAAAGAACAGCTTGGTCTCAGCCACGTGAGCACAGGGGAGAAATAAGCCCTTGGTGTCACAGGAGAACCCATGTGGCTGTAGGGCCCCAATTCCTGCTGACACAACTCTTCTGGGGATGAGAAGgagcctctgtgctggaggACAGCCCCTGTCACATCAGGTGACACTGTGGACCCAGGGAACAGGAACTGAACTGGCTGAGAACAGTAGtatgttaaataaaaaatatcctttGCCAGGGAGTCTGTTCAGGCAACTGAGGCATCCCTGCTGTTAAAGGAGGCACATAAGCAGAGAGCTGAGGATTTAACCTGCCACCCCTGGGGAGGAAGTCTGGTTTTACTGAGCCTAGGGTTTAGGAAATCAgcagatttgtttcttttaattcagcatttttttctcaatgAGTCTTCAGGGACCTGTGGCTTCCTTTGTCACCCGTCAGAGCTTGTCTCTCTGCAAAAACGGGGTGACTTACTAAGCATTAAGGGGCAGGTTTGCTTCTTTTGAGAGCGTGAAATCATTCAAGATAAAATGGGGGGTAAGAAGAGAATGACAAGATTTCATTAACCTACACAGTCATTTTATTCTGCATGGGAAATGGGGAAGCAAAATTCCCAGGGAGCAGCTGGTCTGGCCGGGTTATGTGTTGGGCCTGTTCAGTTGGCTGCTGTTGTACTAGAACATCACATCTGTTTAAATGAATACAAATCCAAACCCTACAAACAATGAACACTGAATTCATGGGGGAAGGAAATCTCGTACCTCCCAGTCCTCTATGGAACTCTGCCACTGAGCAATCTTGTCAATGTTCTCCAGCCGCCGCTTTCTCTCGTTGATGAGCCGAGCAACATTCTTCATGGCATTTAAGGCAGCTTCAACATCTTTAAAATCCCTAGGGTAAGGCAGAGGTGTTTGTTAGACATGATAAAATGACACACGTTTATTGTGCCTGTATGCCAAaggctgaagagcagaaaacatgAGTCCCACTAGGTGCTCTACACTTGAAGTTGGAGGTATGTGTCACTGTGCGCAGCTGCAGACTGGTTCTGAGGCACAGATGATAGTCTTGTAACAAATCCAGGCCCAATTTGTGGAAGGGAAGGGGGTAAGCAAATTCAGCCACAGAGGTGTACATAGGAGTTCCTGGAACAAAGTTCCAGGCTTCATGACTTTCCACAGCATAATACAATATATTCATAATGCCCCTGTCTCATACAGGGACCAGTTCTGTCACACACAGGTAAGGCAGGGTCAGCAATAACTGGCTTTATTTTAAGTAGGAGCCGGTGGTTTATCTGGAAGGGTGGGACAGAAGCTGATCTAACCTCCCCCATAAACCACCTGCTCCCACCAGCTATTCCAGCTCAGTTCAGAGCCACGGGAAGGAGCTTTCTGCACAGTAGCACAGTTCACACCATCTGTGAAAATACATTGCACACACACATCATCATGCAAACACATCTGTGTACTGCATTAAGGAGGTTTCTGCTAAgaggtgctggagcacctctgctctggaggcaggctgagagGTGGGGTTGTTAAGACCACAGAAGAGAAGGTGCAGGGAGATCTTCTAACAGTCTTTCAACAACCTAAGAGaagccaacaagaaatctgctGCCGACCTTACCTGTGCTGGGGGTTGGTGTACTTGAGCAGCTCCGCCAGTTGCAGTGGGTATTTGCAGATCTTCTGCACGGGAGTCAGCAGGAACCCATCCAGAGAGATGTCAATCATCTTCTGCAGCAGGCGGCAGGCTTCGAAGAAGTAGACGTACTTGTTGACTTTAGTGAGGCGGGAGAGCTCCATGCAGGCATTGGGGTGGTTGTTGCAGTATTCAGAGTATATCTGAAACTCTGTTTGCTGcaagggaaacaaaaggagtTACTGTCCCTGTTCTGTAGGGTGGTGGCAGATCCTGTATCACATGGGGCTGTTTGGTAATTTGTATCCTCCCCAGGCTTTGAAGCCTAGAGACCTAAGGTTGGGGAGGGGCAGGGAACATTCCAGGTTACAGCATGTGCAGCTTGTCTGAGCAACCCAGACAATTCCATGTCTTCTGGCCTGTGCTTAGCTTGATGTTTTTAATGACCTGAAGAAGCCATAGCTGTCAACTGAGGTCCAGCTCCATATTGTGGAATCTGTCTACATTTTTGCCTGATGTCTGGCAGGGAGCACAGTGTTCAGAAGCTGAGCTGCtcagaaaatattctttccaCAGCCACAAGAGGTAGAGGATATTTCACTGCAGGGGTTGTATGGGGCACGGTGGTGGCATttaactggggggggggggggaagaggggcagGGAGGGTTAAACAGAGCATTGGTTCTCTTAAGGTCAGTTTCTAAATCCTTTGGCTTAACCCATGCTCAGCTTCCCCTTTTCCCACGAAGTCAGGTTTACTTACATATTCCAAGAAGCATGAGCCAACCTCACTCAAGTGTGGGTGGTCTTTGTTGAATTTCTTCTCTAGTGCTTTAACAAACTTCTTCTGGCACCTGTAGATGTCCTCGATATTCCCAAAGATTGTCTTCAGCTGTTCTTCTGTAAACATGTCGGCTCTTTTGCGGCACTGCTTAATGTAACCCTAGGAGGAAACCACATTGGAAAGCTTCCTGAGCATTTGGTCTGTGGCTATCAACAGAAACCCCCAAGGAATACACCAGATTCCTGCACCCACTTCCTGCATAGGTATATCCATGTTTTAGCTATGATTTCCTCCAATATCACCCAAATCATGGTAGAAATAGAAACCAAGCCACAGTTACATCACTGCCTTTAACAATACTGTAACCCACACTTCAAGCTGAGTCCCAGAGCTGCTGTCTCTCCTGTTAAACCCACCTTTATCAGCCTGCAGGCTATGGGGTGGtctgaccccagcactgctccacTGATAGATTTAGATCAACTAAATCCAGTTGCAGATCTGGTTGGGATGCCTGTGTTAGAAAACGCCTGGCTGCTGACTCGAGGAAGGAGGAGTGCACAAAGGACACCTGGGGACACTGCAGGAGGAAGGGCTTGCCTGGTAAGTGTGTGCTGCTTCACCCCAGCTGGCTCTCCTGAGAGTCTCTACAGGTCTGTGTCACTTGAGTGAAGAAATACATTCCTGCAAACCTCGGATCAGTTACCTTCATGCACCCCAAGCACATGACAACACTCCTCTTCTAGAAGAGGTGTTGCAATATTCAGCATATTTGCAAGTGAAAGACCTAATGGGCTGAACGTGCCTGCTTGTTTTGATCTGAGCATGACTTGCCTGAAGGCTAGAATTGCTGCTTATATTACCTCAGAACTTATATTAAGAGGACAGCAATCCTAGACATTTACTCTGGCTTAGGAAATTCAATTAATTCCACTTAATCAGAGCTCAAGTGGGTGCACCAAATAGAGGCATTTGTGCAACTGCAGTAATGAACTGGCTTCTGTTTTCTGAGCATGCAGCACCATTTACCAGAGCAGGCTCTGATGGAAATAGTCTCAGAAGAGTTACCTGCTTAGGATCACTCTCTGGGCAATAACGGGACATAACTGCCATTCTTCAAGTGAATTCTTACATTCACTTCCCCCTTTATTCCGTTACCTCACAAATGTCCTTCAGATGCTTGATGTAGTCTCTCTCTGTGCTTATGATCTCATTGATGACATTGGTCCTCATCTGGTCTTTGGTGGTCTGCCCCATCCCAAAGCGGCGAGCGCCACTGCTGGAGTCGTCCTCTTTGCCACCCTCTACCTTCAGGGGATAATCTTCCATGGGTTCATCCTGGTTGACTCGCAGCTGTGTGGACACACAACACCTTCACTGTCTGCACTGCCAAATACAACTCCTCCAAGAAGAAGTTCGGGACAGTTGACTGAATGGCAGACACAGACCAAGCTAGGATAAGGACTGAAGAGGGCTGCTATGGGCCCATGGCCTGTAAACATATTTTACCCTTGGGGAAGCTAAGGCCAGATAGTTTTGGGAGGGTACTTTCAAGCTGCGTGACAGCCTCTCACACTGGTGTGAAATGAGTGATTTTAAGCAGGCATTGCTTGTGGACAGAAGTCACAGGAATAATATGGAGTCCTCTGGGAAGAATACATCCGAAAATCAGGACAAAAATGGTTTATCAAGTGAAATCTGCTTAGGTACTTGAGAGAGAGTGCttagggaaggaggggggaaatcAGCAAATAGCTGCTTTTAATGTAGGTTTACTGTTCTCACACTAGAAAGACCAGATGGCCTCTCAGTATCTACTGCCCTGAGATTATTTTAAGGGAATTTACTGTTAATAAAAAGCAGATACAGATGCCAGCAGGCATGAACGTGGTAAGGAATGGCATTACATTCCAGGGCTGTGTGCGAAACTCATGGTTCAGTGCCCATCAGATGGCAGCATAGCATGAGCAGAGGAAAACACCAGCATTTGAGAGACGCTGTCCTACAGAGTCTGTGTTGTCAACAGCAGCAAAGTACCTTAGTTAATAGCAGGCAATTACTGGTGCATTTCACTTAGGAGCTTTCTTTTATGTCGCAGTACTGTAGCTCTCAGAGTGCCCATGGGGGTATTTTGTACAGAACTCAGATGATCAATCCcagcacagagaaatgaaaacactCAAGTAGGAACATGCACGACTATAGGCATTTGTAGTATAATGACACAGAACTGCCTTACATTTCTAATGCAAATTCTCCCAGGCAGGATTACTTGCCACTTACAGACACAGCTACATATAAAAAGTAGTGAACACCCATCCCTTGTCAGCATAGGCATAGATGACATTCACTGTTTACAGCAGGTGAAGCCCTCAAAGTGTGCAATCCTGGTTTTCCTTCACTGCGAGCTGAACATTGGCCAATCTTAAACTCTTGGCCTGGAACTTGTGTGGAGCGAGAGACCCACAAATACAGCTGAGTCCTTGAACCCAGCAAGCTTCCCAGAAGGAAGCTAGAGACCCAGGGATAATCAGCAGGAATTTTTCACTCATGCTGGTGTTCCTGTGTATCCCTAATGGCTTGTGCTAGTCTGCTTCTCCCTGAAGTATCATCAGGGGTTTTTGCCAGCACAATGGTCTGACTTATCAGtaatgggaaaggagaagaggcctgtgttttcactgaaaaaaagcagttcTGGCCCTATCAGTGCTGAGCATTTGGTCCTGGTAACCTTACTTGTAAAAACATGCACCATCTGCAATAGTCCCCAGCTGAGCCTGTCTCCTGCAATCTGTAAGAAAGCATTTCCAAACTTTTATAGCACTCTCTGCCCCACTTCTCCAAGGACTTCTGCTACAGACACCAGCTCACCTCAGGTCACCTCCTTTCATCCTTCACCTGCTTTGGGGTCACTTGTGATCTGAAGTGACCCAGATAAGGAGCTGACAATCTCTACCCTTAGGTACCTAATTGCCTTTGCAGTACTGAGGAGCCTGTCCTGAAGTGGTGAAAACACTAAAAACAGTCCCAGcctaaagaaaggaaaaaagcctctTTCCTTGTAGCAGGAGAAGAGTGCGCAGCAGTTTTACCCTCCGCTTGCACAGAGAATTCCCACTGTCTTTCAGAATGCTCTGTGGGAATTAATCCAGTCTCTGCAGTATAGAGCTGGGACTATCTGGCCTTTTCTATGTAGCTATCTCTGTATGGTCTTTGTAGCTGGCTCTGAGGGAAAGCCTTGGCCCACAAGCCATATCCTATCTCCCCTCATCAGCTGTTCCACCTGACCTCCAAggcattttctgtgcatttctcCTCCATTTTTAAATGCCTGGAATACACCCCAGCAGCCTGATGTTTGTAAAACCCCACAGCTAAGAGAAGGTTCATGTGTGAGTCAAATGGTTACATATTTTGGGGCATGGCATTGCACTGGACCCAGCACCAGATGGAGGAAGCTAAATTTGGTGCCATGGTCATCCATACTCTCTGAAAGGGACACTAAAATGAAGACCTCTGCCAGCTGCATCTGGAATTCCTCTAGGAGAGTATCTGTTGCCTACTTCTGTAGGGAATGCTATGTGCTTGGGCACAAACTAGCCAATACGCATATGGGTAAGCAGGAGCTCAGGCTGCAAAGCACCATGCATGGCAACTCCAGAGGCTGGAAATGAATCACCTGATTTACTCATGTAAAGAGGGATGTGTCCACACTGGTGGCAGCTCAGGAGGGAGGGTGCAGCGTACCAC comes from the Melopsittacus undulatus isolate bMelUnd1 chromosome 6, bMelUnd1.mat.Z, whole genome shotgun sequence genome and includes:
- the ARHGEF4 gene encoding rho guanine nucleotide exchange factor 4 isoform X4 translates to MRTQQCPSESSGAHSGENCSSSGSSGLSPGSDSDSSGVVCGGGGMRGVLSRYWSLESLHSATVITDGALDKTALTDDVGSEEDLYEDFRSSNHRYGHPGGGGEQLAINELISDGSVVYAEALWDHVTMDDQELGFKAGDVIEVMDATNKEWWWGRILDSEGWFPASFVRLRVNQDEPMEDYPLKVEGGKEDDSSSGARRFGMGQTTKDQMRTNVINEIISTERDYIKHLKDICEGYIKQCRKRADMFTEEQLKTIFGNIEDIYRCQKKFVKALEKKFNKDHPHLSEVGSCFLEYQTEFQIYSEYCNNHPNACMELSRLTKVNKYVYFFEACRLLQKMIDISLDGFLLTPVQKICKYPLQLAELLKYTNPQHRDFKDVEAALNAMKNVARLINERKRRLENIDKIAQWQSSIEDWEGEDVLVRSSELIYSGELTKLSHPQAKSQQRMFFLFDHQLVCCKKDLLRRDILYYKSRINMDDMEILDVEDGKDKDFNISVKNAFKLHCRDTEEVHLFCAKKPEQKQRWLKAFENERRQVQLDQETGFSITEVQKKQAMLNASKQHHTGKPKAVTRPYYDFLMRQKHPTLPTMVPQQQVFMLAEPKRKPSNFWQNISRLTPFRK